A segment of the Panicum hallii strain FIL2 chromosome 1, PHallii_v3.1, whole genome shotgun sequence genome:
GGGTACTTTGGTCATTTATCAAATGGATGGTTACTTTCACTTCAAGTTAAGAGAGTTTTGAGAACTAATGGAAGTTTAGTTGAGAGGAACTAATTCTTAGACTACCTTTTAGCCCTCTCTTTGGATCACCTACTCTACTATGTGTTTGGTTGGTGGGTTCAGGAGGGCTAGGACGGGTTCAACCCCCGATGAATTCATATTTGGATTGAGATTTAAAAGAGTTGGAATCGATACGTACGAGAATATACCCTCTGGATGCGGGTTGGTTTGATTTCTCCAAAATGAAGGGATCAAACGAACCCACTTCAACCCCCGTCGAGTGCCGTTTCCTCCGTCTGAAGCCTGTGCGAGCGAGCTGGTGGGTGGCTCCACCAGGAGCAGCGGTGCGGGCGTGGGCTGGCAGGAGCGCAGCACGGCGCGGGCGTGGCGTCCGGAGCAGGGCCGGCGGATGGCACGCGGCGCGAGCTGGGCCGGCGGGAGGGCAGCGTGGCGGCACGAGCACGGCTGGCGGGAGCGCGGCGCTGCGGCTAGAGCGGAGCCGGCggacggcgcgcggcgcggccacACGAGCTAGGCCGGcggagcgcggcgcggcggccggactGGGGCCGGCGGACGGCGCGCAGCGCGGCGGTGCGAGCG
Coding sequences within it:
- the LOC112874405 gene encoding atherin-like isoform X2 encodes the protein MGPTCLPLCILLPRAHMPITATRRARRFHCNAIRRPRSGRCAALQLRHPSALLRLSCRPPALPAPSAGPALSAMPRSRQHSSRHRAIRWPRSGRGAVLPPAPLAPPRCAPSAGPSPAAAPRSAGLARVAAPRAVRRLRSSRSAALPPAVLVPPRCPPAGPARAACHPPALLRTPRPRRAALLPAHARTAAPGGATHQLARTGFRRRKRHSTGVEVGSFDPFILEKSNQPASRGYILLQPE
- the LOC112874405 gene encoding atherin-like isoform X1, with the protein product MGPTCLPLCILLPRAHMPITATRRARRFHCNAIRRPRSGRCAALQLRHPSALLRLSCRPPALPAPSAGPALSAMPRSRQHSSRHRAIRWPRSGRGAVLPPAPLAPPRCAPSAGPSPAAAPRSAGLARVAAPRAVRRLRSSRSAALPPAVLVPPRCPPAGPARAACHPPALLRTPRPRRAALLPAHARTAAPGGATHQLARTGFRRRKRHSTGVEVGSFDPFILEKSNQPASRGYILLDIGIRLAPQLQPE